In the genome of Pseudomonas sp. Teo4, the window CTGCACATGTTCAAGGTCTTCAAAGACAGCCTCACCAGCAGTTCTACCCAGATCAGCTCGTTTCAGGCGCTCATGCTCAGCCTTGCAGGCCGGGTAGGTGCGGGCAACATCGCGGGCGTTGGCGTGGCGGTAACGCTGGGCGGCCCAGGCGCTGTCTTCTGGATGTGGGTCACCGCGTTGGTGGGGATGGCGACAACGCTGATGGAGTGTAGCCTGGCCCAACTGTACAAACGCAGAGATGCCAGTGGCCAGTTCCATGGTGGCCCCTCCTTCTACATCGAGCACGGTCTGAAAATGCGCTGGCTTGGTGTGGTCATGGCCGTTCTGCTTGTCGTCACCTTCGGCTTCTCGTTCAACGGCCTGCAATCGCATGCCGTGACCCATTCCCTGCAGAATGCCTTCGGTATCAACCCTACCTATTCAGGCATTGTTCTGGCCGGGGTGCTGGGGCTGGTCTTCGTCGGAGGTATCAAGCGAATCGCCAAAGTGGCAGACCTTTTGGTACCGGTCAAAACACTGGCCTACATCGGCGTGACCCTGTACGTGATCGTCCTTCAGTTCGATCATGTGCCGATGATGCTTTTGACCATCATAAAAAGTGCGTTTGGGCTGGATCAGGCCTTCGGTGGCCTCATAGGCAGCGCCATAGTGATGGGGGTCAAACGTGGGGTGTTCGCCAATGAAGCAGGTCTGGGCAGTGCACCCAACGTGGCCGCAGTGGCCGAGGTCAAGCACCCGATCTCTCAAGGTGTGGTGCAGGCGTTCAGTGTGTTCTTCGATACGTTCGTGATTTGTACCTGCACAGCGCTGCTAATCCTGCTTTCTGGCTTTTACACCGCCGGGTTTGCCGGTGACGGCCTGGTACTGACCCAGAACTCGCTGGCTGCGGTGGTGGGCGACTGGGGACGCGTGTTCATCAGCGTCGCGCTTGCGTTGTTCGTGTTCACCTCGATTCTTTACAACTACTACCTCGGCGAGAACAACCTCAAGTTCATCCTCGGTGAAAGCCGCAAGGTGCTGCTGGGCTACCGCACGCTCGTGCTGGCCTTGATCCTTTGGGGATCGGTACAAGACCTCTCGACGGTATTTGCCTTCGCCGACATCACCATGACGCTTTGCGCGCTGGTGAACCTGATCGCCCTGACACTGCTGTACAAGGTTGGCCTCAGGTTACTCGCGGACTACGACAAACAGCGCAAGGCAGGCATTGCCGAGCCCGTCCTGACTGCCACTGCGTTTGAGGACGTGAACATCGACAAGGGTATCTGGTCGACACCGAACCCAGAGACCGTAGACAACCCAGCGATAGTGGTTGGCCATCGCTGAAACGCGTGGTGTTGATGGGGCCGGTTGCGTGGCCCCATTCAGTTGCATTGCCTTGAAACGCCCGGCCACTAGCAGTTTTCGGTTGTTTCAGCCGAAACGAAAAAAGGGCCCGAAGGCCCTTTTTCACGACTTGCCTCGATTCACTCTCCCATCTGCAGCTCGGGCAATTTGACTCGGAATGCCCGAGTCATCAAAAGCAGACACAGGACCCCAGCACCCATCCAGCACAAACCGATGGTGAAGGACATTGACGATAGGCTGGTCCATAGCCAGATAGTGGTGAGGAAGCCAAGCCCAGGCAGTACTCCGTACAGCACCAGGTTATGTAAACCACGCAATTGCTGGTCGAGCAGGTAATGCTTGACCACCGCCAGGTTCACCGCCGAGAAAGCGAACAGTGCTCCAAAACTGATCATGTTGGCGACCGTGTCCAGCGTGATGAACAGGGCGATCAGCGAGAGCACACTGACCAACATAATGGCGGTAGCCGGCACTCGTTTGGTGGACACCAGCTTGCCAAACACCCTCGGCAGCGCACCATCACGCCCCATCGCAAAGAGTACCCGGGACACACTAGCTTGAGACACCATCGCCGAAGCGAAGCATCCGGCCACGTAGGTTGCGGTAAAGGCACTCACGAGCAGCTCGCCCCCAACCCTTCGCATCACGTCCACCGAAGCCGAATCCGGATCGTTGAAGGTACTCCATTCCGGAAAAACCATCTGCGCGCACCAGGACACCAACAGGAACAACAGGCCGCCGACCAGCGTTACCGCCATGATCGCCTGAGGGATACGGCGTTTCGGTTCAGGGGTTTCCTCGGCCATGGTCGATACCGCGTCGAAACCCAGGAACGACAGGCACAGCACCGCTGCGCCTGTCATGATCAGCGGCATGTTGAAGCCTTGGTGGTGAAATGGCGCCAGTAGCGAGAGCGGCTGGGCTTGCTGCCCCACGTGCTTGATGGACAGGGCCACAAACACCACGATGAACACCAACTGCCCGACGACCAGTATCCAGTTCATTCTGGTGATCGATTCAATGCCGATCAGGTTGAGGAACGTGACAAGGGCGATGGAACCAAACACCCAGACCCATGCGTGAACTTCGGGGAAGTACTCGGACATGTAGATGCCGATCAGCAGGTAACTCAGCAGCGGCAGGAAGATGTAGTCCAATAGCAGAGTCCAGCCGGCGATAAAACCGAAGTAACTGCCAAAGGCTTTGCGCGTGTAGGTATAGACCGAGCCCGAAAATGGATGAGCCTGGACCATGCGACCGTAGCTGTAGGCGGTGAAGAGCATGGCGACCAGGGTGATGATATAGGCGATGGGCAGGTGCCCTTTGGTCATTTGAGTGACCAGCCCGTAAGTGGTGAATACCGCCAGCGGCACCATGTAGGCCAGGCCGAACAGCACTAGCGCGGTGAGGCTCATGGACTGGCGGAAGCGCCGGGGTGTACCGCTTTGTGACGGTGAATGGTGAGCGGGAGTATCGGCTGCGTTTATTGTTGTATTCATTGCGGACTCCAGGAAACTTGCCTGCAAGGTGCCGCAGCATCAAGGATGCCTGATGCTGTTGATGGCGCTTCTTCGGAGGGGTTGCTGCCCACCCGCGGATAGGATGGGCAGCAGGTACATCACAGCTTGCCGACAAGCCGTGCAGTACGATCAACAGCGATTCGAGTTTTCTCGACCAGTTCGTCGAGTTCACCGCGAGTGGCCACCAAGGCAGGCGCCATGATCATACGGCCCAAGGTGGAGCGGATGATGACGCCCTCCTCGAAACCGAAGGTACGGCACTGCCAGGCCAGGTCGTTCTCGTTGGCAAAACGCTTGCGGCTGGGCTTGTGTTCGGCGAACTGCAGCGCCGCCACCAACCCGGTACCCTGCACCTGGCCGATCAGTGGGTGGTCGGAGAACACCTCGCGCAGGATACGCTGCAGATAAGGACCGGTCTCTTCCTTGACCTGGCGCACGATACCTTCATCACGCAGCGCCTTGAGGTTGGCGATCGCCACCGCCGCCGCCACTGGATGCCCGGAATAGGTCAGACCGTGGGCGAACACCCCGCCACGCTCGACCAGTGCCTCGGCGATGCGCTTGCTCAGCACCAAGCCACCCATCGGTACATAGCCCGAGGTCAGGCCCTTGGCGATCGACAAGGTGTCGGGTTCGAAACCGAAGTACTCGTGGGCGAACCATTCGCCGGTGCGGCCAAAGCCACCGATCACTTCGTCGGCGCACAGCAGCACGTCGTACTGACGGCAGATACGCTGGATTTCCGGCCAGTAGCTTTCCGGTGGGAAGATCATCCCGCCGGCGCCCTGGAACGGCTCGGCGATGAAGCCGGCGACATTCTCGGCGCCCAGTTCGAGAATCTTCTCTTCCAGTTGCAGGGCGCAGCGGCGGCCGAACTCGGCCGGCGACAGCTCGCCGCCAGCGGCGTACCAATATGGCTCGTCGATGTGGGCCACGTCCGGGATCATCCCGCCCATCTCATGCATGAATTTCATGCCGCCCAGCGCGGTGGCTGCCAGAGTCGAGCCGTGGTAACCGTTCCAACGACCGATCATGATCTTCTTGCTCGGCTGGCCAACCACCTGCCAGTAACGGCGCACGGTGCGGATCAGCACCTCGTTGGCCTCGGAACCGGAGTTGGTGTAGATGGCGTGGCTGTAGTGGCCCGGCAGCAGGCTGAACAGCAGCTCGGACAGTTCGATCACAGCCGGGTGGGTGGTGTGGAAGAACATGTTGTAATAGGCCAGCTGGTCCATCTGCGTGGCAGCGGCGGCAGTCAGGTCCTTACGGCCGTAGCCGAGCTGGGTGCACCACAGGCCCGACATGCCGTCCAGGTAGCGCTTGCCGTCGCTGTCCCACAGGTGCAGCCGCTCGCCACCGACGATCACCCGCGGGCCTTCGGCGTTCAGCGCTTTCTGGTCGAGGAAGGCGTGAATGTGGTGCGCGGCGTCGCTGCTTTGATAATCGCGGGTTGCACGCTGCGAAGTATTGAGAGGCGCGTTCATACTGATTTATTCCTGTATTTATTATTTCAGGGACGACAGTGCCCGCGGCAGCAAACTTTGCCACCCGGACCAACAAAAAGACCAGTTGAAAGAGATTATTGTCGGCGAAGGTAACTTTCCAAGGGATCCTTGGTCAGCCCCTCTTGAGCTTGCGCAACCGAATCAATGAATAATGTAAACAGTTCCGACTGCTTTGAAATATCGAGTTTGGCGTAAAGATGCTTTCGATGTGTTTTTACCGTGTCCTCGCTAATTCCAAGACGCTCCGCCAACGAGCGAATGGAATGACCGCGAAGCATGTACTGGGCAATCAAACACTCCCGTTCCGTCAACAAGGATGAACCAAAATTTGTAAGCGCGGCACTGATCTGGCGCCCGAAAGCGCTCTCAAAACGCCGCCCGGGCGATTCGACATCCAAGTTCCCCCAATGACGGCGAACGACGGCCAATACCCATGGCGCGATGCACTTGAGATTCTCAACCTGAACTTTGGTAAGCCGAGCAGTGCTGGCCACTGCGACCGCGATGGTAAGTTTTGGCCCCAACGGAACGATGTAGTTCAACTCATCCTCCAGCCGCGCATGCTGGTAGAACGACAGGTAATACTCACTTCGTCTGAAATGATCAGGGGCCACATCGCTGAGCCGATAACACCCCGGCTCGATACCTTCTAAACTGGCGCGATAGAATGGGCACAGCAAGTAAAAGCCTTCAAGATACTTTTTGATATTCCCTTCGGGCATCCATGGCCCCTCCTCGTCTCGCTCAAATAGCGCCGAGGGCAAACCTTCATGAGGAAATAGAAATACGGTTAGCGCCTGAGAGGGAGCCAGATGATTCAAAGCAGCAAACAACGCCTCGACGAATGCTGACGATCCTATGCCATCGACAACGTGGGCCATCTGTTGGTACCACGCTTCGGATGTCAGGCGGTCTCTTTCCATCGCTTTCGTCTCGTTTAAGACATTGGAAGTGCCTCGGCTCAATGGCTTGGGCGTTAAGGGATTGTTTCACGAGCGCCGCTCGGCCACCATCACCCTTTTGGGTGAGCGGGCGGCCTATCCAAGCGGGCCGCCTTCCGACAGTGATTCAGCTTCAGGCCTGAATTTCATGCGCTCAACGACGGCTCGGATGCTTCCCTGAAGCCGAGCCATCACCTGGTGAATTTCACTTATGCAGTCCTGAGCATGCTTGGCCAAGTGTCTTACTTCATCGGCCACAACGGCGACGCGTAGATTTCAGCTTGCACGCCAAGTAGGCTCAACGAGCCGCCCAAGCATTGAAGCGTTCTTCCAACTCTTCACCGTGATCAACCCAAAACTCCGCATTGACTAGCTGCGCCTCTGCCAGATTTGATGGAGCCGTCGGTAATTGCTGTTGGACATCGGCCGGTAATTGGCCCAATGCGTCCTGGCGAATAGGGCCATAAGGGATCTGGCTGGAGAAAGTTCTTTGAGGTTCCGGCTGGCTGGCAAAGGCGATGAACTGTTCCGCCAATGCCTTGTTTTTTGACCCTTTCACGATCGCCCAGTGGTCAGGATCATACAAACTCCCTTGCCAAACGATCCCGAGCTTCGCCCCTTCCTTCTGAGCGGCGGCTACCCGGCCGTTATAGGCAGCGGACATCACGACATCTCCGGCGACGAGCCATTGCGGCGGTTGAGCGCCTGCCTCCCACCACTGGATCGAAGGCTTGATCTGGTCAAGCTTCTTGAAGGCGCGGCTCACCCCTTCCGGTGTGCCGAGTACCTTGTAAAGTTCCTCCCGTGAAACACCGTCCGCAAGCAGCGCTACCTCGAGCGTGTACTTGGCACCTTTACGAAGGCCTCGCTTACCAGGAAAACGCTTCGTATCCCAGAAATCGGCCCACGAGGTCGGGCCCTGGGTGAGCTTGGCCGCGTTGAACGCAAGCACCATCGACCAGACGTAACTGGCCACACCGCACTCACTGAGGGTTCCCGGCAAATAGTTCGACTGCTCACCGATTATGGCCGGATCAATTTTCTCGAAAAGCCCATCCTCGCAACCCCGAATGAGCTCTGGGCTTTCGACTTCGACAACATCCCAGGACACATGACCAACCTCGACCATGGCTTTGATCTTCGAAAGTTCACCGTTATATTCACCGGCAATAACTTTTCCGACGCCACGCTGATCGAATGGCTGAAAATAAGCCGTTTGCTGGGCTGCCTTGGTGGCGCCACCGAAAGAAATCACGGTAAGTTGAGATTCTTCGGCGACTGCAGAAAAGCTCATGACACTGAACAACGCAACGCTAAGTGACGCAGAGACGATACGCATTGAAACGCCCTCACTGTTGTATTTGTCGTGGTGTTGAGGCAGTTGTGGGAAAGGCCAAAAGGCCAAAGTCGAAAGCACTCAGACCCTTTGAAAGTTATTATTATCAAAGGCCGTGCATTGCGTGGATGCACGGCCGGATGGGAGCCAATCTTTAGCGCAGTTGGAACCAGGTAGTTTTCAACTGGGTATATTTATCGAAGGCGTGCATTGACAGGTCGCGACCAAAGCCGGATTGCTTGCCACCACCGAAAGGAACTGTCACATCCAGTGCGTCCATGGTATTCACCGAGACAGTGCCAGCATTCAAAGCACGGGCCACTCGGTGCGCGCGGTTCAAATCATCACTCCAAACAGAAGCAGCCAATCCATAGATGCTGTCGTTGGCCAACTGCACGGCCTCTTCTTCGGAATCGAAAGCACTGATGGCCAAGACCGGACCAAAAACTTCTTCACGTGCAATGCTGCTGGCATTGGTGACGTTGCCGAAGATGGTCGGCTGAATGAAGTTCGACGAGCCATTGATCGACATCTGCTCACCGCCGCTCAGCAGCTTGGCGCCTTCGCCTTGAGCCTGATCGATGGCACTCATGATGCGACGGGTCTGTTCACTGTCAACGATTGCGCCTGCAGCGCTGCGAGGGTTCAGCGGGTCACCAGGCAGCCAATTATGCGATTTGGCGATGACCCGCTCCACGAACTCCTCGTGAATAGAACGCTGCACGTACAGACGAGAATTCGCGGAGCACACTTCACCTTGGTTGAAGAAGATACCAAAGGCGGCTTTCTCTGCAGCCAGGTCGAGATCCTGGCAATCATCGAATACCAGGTTGGGGCTCTTGCCGCCGCACTCCAGCCATACCTGCTTGAGGTTCGACTGAGCGGAGTACTGCATGAAGAATTTTCCGACCTGAGTAGAACCCGTGAACACCAGGCAGTCGACATCGGGGTGCAGACCCAGCGCTTTGCCCGCATGCTCGCCGAGGCCTGGCACTACGTTCAGTACCCCTTCTGGTATTCCGGCTTCAAGCGCAAGTTGGCCCAGGCGCAAGGCAGAGAACGGAGACTGCTCAGCGGGTTTCAACACAACGCTATTACCCGCCGCCAGTGCTGGCGCCAGCTTCCAGGCAGCCATATCAAGCGGGAAGTTCCAGGGCACCACCGCAGCGACTACACCCAAGGCCTCTCGCGTAATCGTCGCCAACGCATTAGGGGCGGTTGGAGCCACTTGGTCGTAGACCTTGTCCAGCGCCTCGCCGTACCAGGCAAATACACCTGCAGCCCCAGGAACATCGATGTTATAGGCATCCATCACGGGTTTGCCCATATTCAACGAGTCCAGAAGCGCCAGCTCTTCACGGTGAGCCAACAGCAACTCGGACAGTTTGATGAGGATCTTCTTGCGCTCAGCAGGTGCCATGCGCGCCCACGGGCCGTCATTGAAGGCACGGCGAGCACTGCTCACCGCCAAGTCGACCTCCTCGGCACCACACGCAGCTACACGAGCGAGCAGTTGGTTGGTAGCCGGGTTCATGGCATCGAAGGTGGCCCCGGAACAGGCTGCCAATTGCTTGCCGCCAATCAGCGCCTTATCAATGAAATTTTGGCGGGCTGCGCGCTGCTGCCAGTAGTTAAGGTCGAACACACTGTACTCCCACATCGACCGCTGCTACGGTCAGTTTGTTATTCAGGTGAGAGGATGGTGCGCCACTATTGCGGCGAGGAAAATTAGTAAAAATATGCTCCAGTCATATGAAAAAGCTCTGCAAGACCAGGGGCAAGCGCTGTCATTCCTGAGGTAATGTGCTACTGAACCCCTAGGGTCTGTATGAAAAGTCTTGAGACGAAGGTCAGGCAAGGCGAAAACAGCCGAGGAAGCGGAGTTTACGGGTTGTAAATGAGCATTCCGAGGCTGTTTTCAACGCAGCATCACCGAGTATCAAGGCTTTTCGTACAGAGCCTAAATGTGTGACGGCGCCGGTGGGCAATAGCTTGTCGGCCAAGCAACCGAGGTAACCGTGGCGTCCTATACCTTGCGGCAACTGAAATACTTCGTGACGACCGTCGAGGCCGGCAGCGTCGCCGAAGCTTCGCGTCAGCTGTACATCGCGCAGCCATCGATCTCGACCGCGATCAAGAGCCTGGAAGAAAATTTTGGCGTCCAACTCTTCATTCGCCACCACGCCCAAGGGGTGTCACTGACCCCTAGCGGAAAGAGGTTCTATCACAAGGCTCAGGAGCTGCTCCGGCTATCCCATGAATTCGAGCAGAACGCCCTCGCTGACAATGACGTAGTGGCCGGGCAGATCGATATCGGCTGTTTCGAAACAGTCGCTCCGCTCTACCTGCCGCAGCTCATTGCCGAGTTCTGTCAGATCTATCCGGGCGTGAACATACGGCTACGTGACGGCGACCAGCAGGAGCTCGTTCAGGGGCTCACTGCCGGGACATTCGATGTCGCATTCCTGTACGAGCATGAGCTGGATAGCACGATCGTCACCGAGCCATTGATGCCACCGCAAAAACCGTATGTGCTGCTTGCGGCCAACCATCGCTACGCGGGGCAATCGCAGGTATCACTCCGTGATTTGGCCAGAGAGCCGATGATTCTGCTCGACGTTCTCCCCAGCCGCACCTACTTCGTGAGCTTGTTCCACGAGCTTGGGCTTACACCCAATATTGTGTTCGGCTCACCCTCAATCGAAATGGTCCGCGGCATGGTAGGACAGGGATTCGGTTTCTCTTTGTTGGTCACACGGCCGCACTCGACCTGCACCTATGATGGGAAGCAAGTCGTGACGCTCGAAGTGGCAGAGCCGGTGACGACTTCGGGATTGGTGAGCGCGCGATTGCGCAAAGGGCAACTCACCAAACCGGCGCAATTGTTCGTCGACTTCTGCCGTGAACGCCTGACAGCAATGAGCCAATAGCCTGCACGAAGCAACCGGCTCCTGTGGGAGCCGGGCTTGCAACATTGCAGGTTCGATATCAAAGGCTGAGGTAATCGCCCAAGCGAACCATCATCGCATCACAGCTTTCGAGCTGCTCAAGGGTGACGAATTCGTCGGGCTTGTGGCCTTGGTCCATGCTACCGGGCCCGCACACCACTGTCGGGATGCCCGCCGCATCAAAAAGGCCACCCTCAGTACCGAAGGCGACAGTCCCAAAGTCAGTGGACCCGCAAAGATGTGACAACACCCGTGCAGCTTCACTGTTCGGTGAAGTGGCCAAACCCGGGTAGGCACTCAGTGGCTTGAGCTGGATCCCACTTTCCGCCTTCACCGCCTGCATGCGCGGAACCAACTCGGTCGACGCATAGGCTTCCAACTGCACCGCAACCTGGTTGGCATCAAAACCTGGCAACGCACGCACCTCGAAATCAAACTCACACTCGGCCGGAACTATGTTGAGCGCTCGGCCGCCGCGGATAACTCCGGTCTGGATCGTAGAGAAAGGTGGGTCGAAGCGCTCGTCGTGGTTTTCAGGCTTGGCGAGTTCCTCGCCAAGCTCGCCCAGCCGACCAATGAGTTTTGCCGCATATTCGATCGCATTCACACCATAGGGCGCGTATGCAGAGTGGCACGCGGCGCCTTTGACCTGGCAGCGCATGGCGAGCTTTCCCTTGTGCCCCAGCACGGGTTTGAGCTCGGTTGGCTCACCAATCAGACAGAGCCTGGGTTTGTTTGGGCGTTTTTCCAGCTCAGC includes:
- the argE gene encoding acetylornithine deacetylase, with product MNNQSSRDLLERLIGFPTVSRDSNLELIYFIRDYLESYGVSSELFLNEERTKANLFATIGPDVEGGVVLSGHTDVVPVEGQAWTVEPFRMSESDGRLYGRGAADMKGFIACTLAAVPVFLLRSLRVPVHLAFSYDEEVGCLGVRSMLAELEKRPNKPRLCLIGEPTELKPVLGHKGKLAMRCQVKGAACHSAYAPYGVNAIEYAAKLIGRLGELGEELAKPENHDERFDPPFSTIQTGVIRGGRALNIVPAECEFDFEVRALPGFDANQVAVQLEAYASTELVPRMQAVKAESGIQLKPLSAYPGLATSPNSEAARVLSHLCGSTDFGTVAFGTEGGLFDAAGIPTVVCGPGSMDQGHKPDEFVTLEQLESCDAMMVRLGDYLSL
- a CDS encoding aldehyde dehydrogenase, with translation MFDLNYWQQRAARQNFIDKALIGGKQLAACSGATFDAMNPATNQLLARVAACGAEEVDLAVSSARRAFNDGPWARMAPAERKKILIKLSELLLAHREELALLDSLNMGKPVMDAYNIDVPGAAGVFAWYGEALDKVYDQVAPTAPNALATITREALGVVAAVVPWNFPLDMAAWKLAPALAAGNSVVLKPAEQSPFSALRLGQLALEAGIPEGVLNVVPGLGEHAGKALGLHPDVDCLVFTGSTQVGKFFMQYSAQSNLKQVWLECGGKSPNLVFDDCQDLDLAAEKAAFGIFFNQGEVCSANSRLYVQRSIHEEFVERVIAKSHNWLPGDPLNPRSAAGAIVDSEQTRRIMSAIDQAQGEGAKLLSGGEQMSINGSSNFIQPTIFGNVTNASSIAREEVFGPVLAISAFDSEEEAVQLANDSIYGLAASVWSDDLNRAHRVARALNAGTVSVNTMDALDVTVPFGGGKQSGFGRDLSMHAFDKYTQLKTTWFQLR
- a CDS encoding ABC transporter substrate-binding protein; its protein translation is MSFSAVAEESQLTVISFGGATKAAQQTAYFQPFDQRGVGKVIAGEYNGELSKIKAMVEVGHVSWDVVEVESPELIRGCEDGLFEKIDPAIIGEQSNYLPGTLSECGVASYVWSMVLAFNAAKLTQGPTSWADFWDTKRFPGKRGLRKGAKYTLEVALLADGVSREELYKVLGTPEGVSRAFKKLDQIKPSIQWWEAGAQPPQWLVAGDVVMSAAYNGRVAAAQKEGAKLGIVWQGSLYDPDHWAIVKGSKNKALAEQFIAFASQPEPQRTFSSQIPYGPIRQDALGQLPADVQQQLPTAPSNLAEAQLVNAEFWVDHGEELEERFNAWAAR
- a CDS encoding helix-turn-helix transcriptional regulator; the protein is MERDRLTSEAWYQQMAHVVDGIGSSAFVEALFAALNHLAPSQALTVFLFPHEGLPSALFERDEEGPWMPEGNIKKYLEGFYLLCPFYRASLEGIEPGCYRLSDVAPDHFRRSEYYLSFYQHARLEDELNYIVPLGPKLTIAVAVASTARLTKVQVENLKCIAPWVLAVVRRHWGNLDVESPGRRFESAFGRQISAALTNFGSSLLTERECLIAQYMLRGHSIRSLAERLGISEDTVKTHRKHLYAKLDISKQSELFTLFIDSVAQAQEGLTKDPLESYLRRQ
- a CDS encoding aspartate aminotransferase family protein, with the protein product MNAPLNTSQRATRDYQSSDAAHHIHAFLDQKALNAEGPRVIVGGERLHLWDSDGKRYLDGMSGLWCTQLGYGRKDLTAAAATQMDQLAYYNMFFHTTHPAVIELSELLFSLLPGHYSHAIYTNSGSEANEVLIRTVRRYWQVVGQPSKKIMIGRWNGYHGSTLAATALGGMKFMHEMGGMIPDVAHIDEPYWYAAGGELSPAEFGRRCALQLEEKILELGAENVAGFIAEPFQGAGGMIFPPESYWPEIQRICRQYDVLLCADEVIGGFGRTGEWFAHEYFGFEPDTLSIAKGLTSGYVPMGGLVLSKRIAEALVERGGVFAHGLTYSGHPVAAAVAIANLKALRDEGIVRQVKEETGPYLQRILREVFSDHPLIGQVQGTGLVAALQFAEHKPSRKRFANENDLAWQCRTFGFEEGVIIRSTLGRMIMAPALVATRGELDELVEKTRIAVDRTARLVGKL
- a CDS encoding alanine/glycine:cation symporter family protein; the protein is MLEAINGFLSGKLLIVLVVGLGAYFTIKTRFVQLRYFLHMFKVFKDSLTSSSTQISSFQALMLSLAGRVGAGNIAGVGVAVTLGGPGAVFWMWVTALVGMATTLMECSLAQLYKRRDASGQFHGGPSFYIEHGLKMRWLGVVMAVLLVVTFGFSFNGLQSHAVTHSLQNAFGINPTYSGIVLAGVLGLVFVGGIKRIAKVADLLVPVKTLAYIGVTLYVIVLQFDHVPMMLLTIIKSAFGLDQAFGGLIGSAIVMGVKRGVFANEAGLGSAPNVAAVAEVKHPISQGVVQAFSVFFDTFVICTCTALLILLSGFYTAGFAGDGLVLTQNSLAAVVGDWGRVFISVALALFVFTSILYNYYLGENNLKFILGESRKVLLGYRTLVLALILWGSVQDLSTVFAFADITMTLCALVNLIALTLLYKVGLRLLADYDKQRKAGIAEPVLTATAFEDVNIDKGIWSTPNPETVDNPAIVVGHR
- a CDS encoding LysR family transcriptional regulator; the encoded protein is MASYTLRQLKYFVTTVEAGSVAEASRQLYIAQPSISTAIKSLEENFGVQLFIRHHAQGVSLTPSGKRFYHKAQELLRLSHEFEQNALADNDVVAGQIDIGCFETVAPLYLPQLIAEFCQIYPGVNIRLRDGDQQELVQGLTAGTFDVAFLYEHELDSTIVTEPLMPPQKPYVLLAANHRYAGQSQVSLRDLAREPMILLDVLPSRTYFVSLFHELGLTPNIVFGSPSIEMVRGMVGQGFGFSLLVTRPHSTCTYDGKQVVTLEVAEPVTTSGLVSARLRKGQLTKPAQLFVDFCRERLTAMSQ
- a CDS encoding APC family permease; amino-acid sequence: MNTTINAADTPAHHSPSQSGTPRRFRQSMSLTALVLFGLAYMVPLAVFTTYGLVTQMTKGHLPIAYIITLVAMLFTAYSYGRMVQAHPFSGSVYTYTRKAFGSYFGFIAGWTLLLDYIFLPLLSYLLIGIYMSEYFPEVHAWVWVFGSIALVTFLNLIGIESITRMNWILVVGQLVFIVVFVALSIKHVGQQAQPLSLLAPFHHQGFNMPLIMTGAAVLCLSFLGFDAVSTMAEETPEPKRRIPQAIMAVTLVGGLLFLLVSWCAQMVFPEWSTFNDPDSASVDVMRRVGGELLVSAFTATYVAGCFASAMVSQASVSRVLFAMGRDGALPRVFGKLVSTKRVPATAIMLVSVLSLIALFITLDTVANMISFGALFAFSAVNLAVVKHYLLDQQLRGLHNLVLYGVLPGLGFLTTIWLWTSLSSMSFTIGLCWMGAGVLCLLLMTRAFRVKLPELQMGE